The proteins below come from a single Tepidisphaeraceae bacterium genomic window:
- the raiA gene encoding ribosome-associated translation inhibitor RaiA → MIVTVSSRHMDLSVPLKSYAEEKTNKLTKYYDRIQEIEVIFDADKDNGKDHTSVEVIVNAEHKNMFVAHHAEGDAYACLDACVHKLERVLSDHKKKMRNRKHPEQ, encoded by the coding sequence GTGATTGTCACCGTATCATCAAGGCACATGGACCTGAGCGTGCCGCTGAAGTCGTACGCCGAGGAAAAGACCAACAAGCTTACGAAGTACTACGACCGCATCCAGGAGATCGAGGTGATCTTCGATGCCGATAAGGACAACGGTAAGGACCACACGAGCGTCGAGGTGATCGTAAACGCCGAGCACAAGAACATGTTCGTGGCCCACCATGCCGAAGGGGACGCGTACGCGTGCCTGGACGCGTGCGTGCACAAGCTGGAGCGCGTGCTCAGCGACCACAAGAAGAAGATGCGCAACCGCAAGCATCCGGAACAATAA
- a CDS encoding DUF502 domain-containing protein, with protein MNDAPEKAHAARDQSRDGFGPDFRRFFVRGLSAVLPTLITLWLVTWAWNFLWESMGRYVILAVQRVWLATGHADRWSPQFDSDMAWAWPDRYGQWAFGTKLIGVLVATVLVYLLGVLIGNFIGRTAYRLSEDAVMRLPFIRAIYPAVKQITDFLLAERSNQFEGSRVVAVRPHEDGIWSIGLITGNGLRPLSDRMQQEMVTVFVPSSPTAFSGYVLVVPRANVIDLPLTVEEALRMLVSGGVLTPADVKELPVSRSGNSSRLDTASAAESTVSRT; from the coding sequence GTGAATGACGCACCCGAAAAAGCCCATGCTGCCCGCGATCAATCGCGCGACGGGTTCGGACCCGATTTTCGCCGATTCTTCGTGCGCGGGCTGTCGGCGGTCCTGCCGACGCTGATCACGCTCTGGCTCGTCACGTGGGCGTGGAACTTCCTCTGGGAATCGATGGGGCGGTACGTCATCCTCGCGGTGCAGCGGGTTTGGCTGGCGACGGGTCACGCTGACCGATGGTCGCCGCAGTTCGATTCGGACATGGCCTGGGCATGGCCCGACCGTTACGGGCAGTGGGCGTTCGGCACGAAGTTGATCGGCGTGCTGGTGGCGACGGTGCTCGTCTACCTGCTGGGCGTGCTGATCGGTAACTTCATCGGTCGAACGGCGTACCGTCTGAGCGAGGACGCGGTGATGCGCTTGCCGTTCATCCGCGCGATCTACCCGGCCGTGAAGCAGATCACCGATTTTTTGCTCGCCGAGCGATCGAACCAGTTTGAGGGCAGCCGCGTGGTGGCGGTGCGACCGCATGAAGATGGCATCTGGTCGATCGGGTTGATAACAGGTAACGGGCTGCGGCCGTTGTCGGATCGAATGCAGCAGGAAATGGTTACGGTGTTTGTTCCGTCGAGCCCGACGGCGTTCAGTGGGTACGTGCTGGTGGTGCCGCGCGCCAACGTGATCGACCTGCCGTTGACGGTTGAGGAAGCGCTGCGAATGCTGGTGAGCGGTGGCGTCCTGACGCCTGCGGACGTGAAGGAGCTACCCGTGTCGCGATCGGGCAATTCGTCACGGTTGGACACGGCCAGCGCTGCGGAAAGCACGGTTTCCCGCACCTGA
- a CDS encoding MIP/aquaporin family protein — protein sequence MNLQHFIAEFVGTAILILLGNGVVANVALRRTLGGGAGWIVITLGWGMAVFVAVMCVAKFSGAHLNPAVTVAMAFNNQGGFTWGDAPTYIVAQLLGAFVGAVLVFLYYGDHFEATDDANTKFGCFSTAPAIRNLPRAFFCEVVGTFLLVFPIFLMVAPTFALPGAGTEGQEIANGFGALGALPVGLLVFAIGMSLGGTTGYAINPARDLGPRIAHALLPIRGKRDSDWGYAWIPVVAPLTGALLAALAARGLV from the coding sequence ATGAATCTCCAACACTTCATCGCCGAGTTTGTCGGAACCGCCATCCTCATCCTGCTGGGCAACGGCGTCGTCGCCAACGTCGCATTGCGGCGGACGCTCGGGGGCGGTGCAGGATGGATCGTCATCACGCTTGGCTGGGGCATGGCGGTCTTCGTAGCGGTGATGTGCGTCGCGAAGTTCAGCGGCGCGCACCTCAACCCGGCCGTCACGGTCGCCATGGCATTCAACAACCAAGGTGGGTTTACGTGGGGCGACGCGCCGACCTACATCGTCGCCCAGTTGCTCGGCGCGTTCGTCGGGGCCGTGCTCGTCTTCCTCTACTACGGCGACCACTTCGAAGCGACCGACGACGCCAACACGAAGTTCGGCTGCTTCAGCACGGCGCCCGCCATCCGCAACCTGCCGCGCGCGTTCTTCTGCGAGGTGGTGGGGACTTTCCTGCTGGTCTTCCCGATCTTCCTGATGGTCGCTCCGACGTTCGCGTTGCCGGGCGCCGGCACCGAGGGGCAGGAGATCGCCAACGGCTTCGGGGCGCTGGGGGCGCTGCCGGTCGGGCTGCTCGTCTTCGCGATCGGTATGTCGCTCGGCGGCACCACCGGCTACGCGATCAACCCCGCCCGCGACCTCGGCCCACGCATCGCCCACGCGCTGCTACCGATAAGGGGAAAGCGCGACAGCGATTGGGGCTACGCCTGGATTCCCGTCGTCGCGCCGCTCACCGGTGCCCTGCTGGCCGCACTGGCGGCGCGGGGCTTGGTGTGA
- the glpK gene encoding glycerol kinase GlpK translates to MSFILALDQGTTSSRAILFNRDGNIHGMAQQEFRQIFPKPGWVEHDATEIWDAQLAVARQVMKEQGVTAADIAAIGITNQRETAVVWDRATGRPIHNAIVWQDRRTAEFCDGLKRDGHTEMVQQKTGLVIDAYFSGSKVRWLLDNVPGARAKADKGELAFGTIDSWLLWNLTGGQIHISDVTNACRTMLYNIRDASWDDELLALLQIPASMLPHVVPSSEVYAESNADLFGGPIKIAGIGGDQQAALFGQTCFTRGLVKNTYGTGCFLLMNIGTEAIASQHKLLTTIAWQQGGKLEYALEGSVFIGGAVVQWLRDGLGIVKSAPEIESLAASVPDAGGVYIVPAFAGLGAPHWDQYARGTITGITRGTTAAHFARAGLESIAFQVADIVQVMQQDSGIQIKELRADGGAAANNLLLQFQADLLQAPVVRPKVTETTALGAAYLAGLAVGYWKDQNDVKANWAIERTFEPKYTADEAAHRRERWTEALGRSRDWEEHSSIRVRGLE, encoded by the coding sequence ATGTCGTTCATCCTCGCCCTCGACCAAGGCACTACCAGTTCGCGCGCGATTCTCTTCAATCGCGACGGCAACATTCACGGCATGGCGCAACAGGAGTTCCGCCAGATCTTTCCCAAGCCGGGTTGGGTCGAACATGACGCGACGGAAATCTGGGACGCGCAGTTGGCCGTCGCGCGGCAGGTGATGAAGGAGCAGGGCGTAACCGCGGCCGACATCGCGGCGATCGGCATCACCAACCAGCGCGAGACCGCCGTCGTCTGGGACCGCGCGACGGGTCGACCGATCCACAACGCCATCGTCTGGCAGGACCGCCGCACGGCCGAGTTCTGCGATGGGCTGAAGCGCGACGGCCATACCGAGATGGTGCAGCAGAAGACCGGGCTCGTGATCGATGCCTACTTCTCCGGTAGCAAGGTGCGCTGGCTGCTCGACAACGTGCCCGGCGCTCGCGCGAAAGCCGATAAAGGGGAACTGGCGTTCGGCACGATCGACTCGTGGTTGCTCTGGAACCTCACCGGCGGGCAGATCCACATCTCCGATGTCACCAACGCGTGCCGTACGATGCTTTACAACATCCGCGACGCCAGCTGGGATGACGAACTGCTGGCGCTGTTGCAGATCCCCGCCAGCATGTTGCCGCACGTGGTGCCGAGCAGCGAGGTGTACGCCGAATCGAACGCCGACCTGTTCGGCGGGCCGATCAAGATCGCGGGCATCGGTGGCGACCAGCAGGCGGCGCTGTTCGGTCAGACCTGCTTTACGCGCGGGCTGGTCAAGAACACCTACGGCACCGGCTGTTTTCTGCTGATGAACATCGGCACCGAGGCGATCGCGTCGCAGCACAAGTTGCTGACGACGATCGCGTGGCAGCAGGGGGGTAAGCTCGAATATGCGCTGGAGGGCAGCGTTTTCATCGGCGGGGCGGTCGTGCAGTGGCTGCGCGACGGGCTGGGTATCGTGAAGAGCGCGCCGGAGATCGAATCGCTCGCCGCCAGCGTGCCCGATGCGGGCGGCGTCTATATCGTGCCGGCGTTTGCGGGCCTCGGCGCGCCGCACTGGGACCAGTACGCCCGCGGCACCATCACCGGCATCACCCGCGGCACCACGGCGGCCCACTTCGCGCGGGCGGGGCTCGAGAGTATCGCGTTCCAGGTCGCCGACATCGTGCAGGTGATGCAGCAGGACAGCGGCATCCAGATCAAGGAACTGCGCGCCGACGGTGGCGCCGCGGCCAACAACCTGCTGCTGCAGTTTCAAGCCGACCTGCTGCAGGCGCCCGTCGTCCGCCCGAAAGTCACGGAGACCACCGCCCTCGGCGCCGCGTATCTGGCCGGCTTGGCCGTGGGGTATTGGAAGGATCAGAACGACGTGAAGGCCAACTGGGCGATCGAGCGCACGTTCGAACCGAAATACACCGCCGACGAGGCCGCCCATCGGCGCGAGCGGTGGACCGAGGCGCTCGGGCGCTCGCGGGATTGGGAAGAACATTCGAGTATCCGCGTGCGTGGTTTGGAATGA
- a CDS encoding glycerol-3-phosphate dehydrogenase/oxidase — protein MDRSASLRRITSRPGPWDMVVIGGGATGVGIAVDAASRGYSCCLIEQSDFGKGTSSRSTKLVHGGVRYLQQGNVSLVMEALKERGILRQNAPHLVHDLAFVVPNYAWWEAPFYGIGMKVYDMLAFRYGFGRSKLLSKDEVIERIPTLEPDGLRGGVVYYDGQFDDSRLLIDLARTAEAQGAALLNYARVTGMRHDGDGFVDGVTVTDLETGQAHTIGASAVINATGAFSDAVRRIDDPEATSMIAASQGVHLVLDRSFLPGDHAIMVPRTSDGRVMFAIPWHDHALLGTTDTPITEISLEPVAMEHEIQFILETSARYLAKDPTRDDVLSVFTGIRPLVKASDAASTAALSRDHTIHVSKSGLLTIAGGKWTTYRKMAEDCVDHAATLGKLDERDCVTKSLNIHGYHQHAEQFGDLKYHGADAPHIQRLMNERPELADRLHEALPVFGGQVLWAVRHEMARTVDDVLARRTRALLLNAKAAIAMAPRVAQIMAAELGQDAEWQQSQVAEFTQMAQVYLMPAVSGPSPGTPGEAG, from the coding sequence ATGGATCGTTCGGCATCGCTGCGTCGCATCACATCGCGCCCCGGTCCGTGGGACATGGTCGTCATCGGTGGGGGCGCCACCGGGGTGGGCATCGCGGTCGACGCGGCGTCACGCGGGTACTCGTGCTGCCTGATCGAACAAAGCGACTTCGGCAAAGGCACCTCCAGCCGATCCACCAAACTCGTACACGGCGGGGTGCGATACCTGCAGCAGGGCAACGTCTCGCTGGTGATGGAAGCCCTGAAGGAACGCGGCATTTTGCGCCAGAACGCGCCGCACCTCGTCCACGACTTAGCCTTCGTCGTCCCTAACTATGCCTGGTGGGAAGCGCCGTTCTACGGCATCGGCATGAAGGTCTACGACATGCTCGCGTTCCGCTACGGGTTCGGCCGATCGAAGCTGCTATCGAAGGACGAGGTCATCGAACGCATTCCCACCCTCGAGCCCGACGGCCTGCGCGGTGGGGTGGTTTACTACGACGGTCAATTCGACGACAGTCGCTTGCTGATCGACTTGGCCCGAACCGCCGAGGCGCAGGGGGCAGCGCTGCTGAACTACGCGCGCGTCACCGGCATGCGGCACGATGGAGACGGGTTCGTCGACGGCGTGACCGTCACCGATCTCGAGACCGGCCAGGCCCACACGATCGGCGCCAGCGCCGTCATCAACGCCACCGGCGCCTTCAGCGACGCCGTGCGGCGCATCGACGATCCGGAAGCCACATCGATGATCGCCGCCAGCCAGGGCGTGCACCTCGTGCTCGACCGGTCGTTCCTGCCCGGCGACCACGCGATCATGGTGCCGCGCACGAGCGACGGGCGCGTGATGTTCGCCATCCCGTGGCACGACCACGCGCTGCTCGGCACGACCGACACGCCGATCACCGAGATCAGCCTCGAACCGGTCGCGATGGAGCACGAGATTCAGTTCATCCTGGAGACGTCGGCCCGCTACCTGGCGAAGGACCCGACGCGCGATGACGTGTTGAGCGTATTCACGGGCATTCGCCCACTGGTGAAGGCATCCGACGCCGCCAGCACCGCGGCGCTGTCGCGGGACCATACGATCCACGTTTCCAAGAGCGGCCTGCTGACGATCGCCGGTGGCAAGTGGACGACCTACCGCAAGATGGCCGAGGACTGCGTCGACCACGCCGCCACGCTGGGCAAGCTGGACGAGCGCGATTGCGTGACGAAGTCGCTGAACATCCACGGCTACCACCAGCACGCCGAGCAGTTCGGCGACCTGAAGTACCACGGTGCCGACGCGCCGCACATCCAGCGACTGATGAACGAACGGCCCGAACTGGCCGACCGCCTGCACGAGGCCTTGCCGGTGTTCGGCGGGCAGGTTCTTTGGGCAGTTCGTCACGAAATGGCACGCACGGTCGACGATGTGCTCGCCCGCCGGACGCGCGCCCTGCTGTTGAATGCCAAGGCCGCCATCGCCATGGCCCCGCGGGTTGCGCAGATCATGGCCGCTGAGTTGGGACAGGACGCCGAGTGGCAGCAGTCGCAGGTGGCCGAGTTTACGCAGATGGCGCAGGTGTACTTGATGCCGGCGGTCTCCGGCCCCTCTCCCGGTACGCCGGGAGAGGCTGGGTGA
- the fliM gene encoding flagellar motor switch protein FliM, which translates to MQDVLDQSEVDALLAAVDSGSMQQEATPSYAPQSGDVRVYDFKRPERVSKDQMRALEGLHEGFGRNFGAALSGYLRTIIEVSVAQIEQLTYSEFIHSLPNPTCFNLLKSEQLDGQLCLEISPLIIYPVIDRLLGGSNADLFIPQRPLTQIEQRLVQRITDRATHHLSEAWSNLTPVSFKVEDFESNPQLVQIVPPNETVVVVGFEMKMGNRSGTMSLCIPYNVIEPIMGVLAAQNWFSYQRKGGQEDHLRKLTKNVHNAPVEMRAFLAQTTIRMSELMSLQVGDVITTDKNQSRDVLVTVEGRNKFLGQLGQLRGSKSIRISRVVEGAIEPSKSDGRPGELP; encoded by the coding sequence TTGCAAGACGTACTGGACCAATCCGAAGTCGATGCGCTGCTGGCGGCCGTGGATAGCGGTTCCATGCAGCAGGAGGCGACGCCGTCGTACGCGCCGCAGAGCGGTGACGTTCGCGTCTACGACTTCAAGCGCCCCGAGCGCGTCAGCAAAGACCAGATGCGCGCGTTGGAAGGCCTGCACGAGGGCTTCGGGCGAAACTTTGGCGCGGCGCTGTCGGGCTACCTGCGCACGATCATCGAAGTGTCGGTCGCGCAGATCGAACAGCTGACCTACTCGGAATTCATCCACTCGCTGCCCAACCCCACCTGCTTCAACCTGCTGAAGAGCGAACAGCTCGACGGCCAGCTTTGTCTGGAAATCAGCCCGCTGATCATCTACCCGGTGATCGACCGCCTGCTGGGTGGCAGCAACGCCGACCTGTTCATCCCCCAACGGCCACTGACCCAGATCGAGCAACGGCTGGTGCAGCGCATCACCGATCGCGCGACGCATCACCTGTCGGAAGCCTGGAGCAACCTGACGCCGGTCAGCTTCAAGGTGGAGGACTTCGAGAGCAACCCACAGCTCGTGCAGATCGTGCCGCCGAACGAAACGGTGGTCGTGGTCGGGTTCGAGATGAAGATGGGCAACCGCTCGGGCACGATGAGCCTGTGCATCCCCTACAATGTCATCGAGCCCATCATGGGCGTGCTGGCGGCCCAGAACTGGTTCAGCTACCAGCGCAAGGGCGGGCAGGAAGATCACCTGCGCAAGCTGACGAAGAACGTCCACAACGCGCCGGTCGAGATGCGCGCGTTTTTGGCTCAAACGACGATCCGCATGAGCGAGCTGATGTCGCTGCAGGTGGGCGACGTCATCACGACGGATAAGAACCAGTCGCGCGACGTGCTGGTGACGGTCGAGGGCCGGAACAAGTTCCTGGGGCAGCTCGGGCAGTTGCGGGGCAGCAAGTCGATCCGCATCAGCCGGGTGGTCGAAGGGGCGATTGAGCCGAGCAAGAGCGACGGCCGCCCGGGAGAACTCCCATGA
- a CDS encoding CPBP family intramembrane glutamic endopeptidase yields the protein MTRGALTTAAEPTTDRPTASRRQPRNYLERSELPLTSLLFLLPLIVLYEVGTELYLSDPDSGTQHIIAFSLMQQFFTMFGATGRHLPALAVVVLLLSWHIARNDSWTLYPKTCIAMAVESAAMAIPLVVIGYTMMHYLTSLHLMNTPSTTGLLILSLGAGIYEELVFRLIAFTALSFLLRDLIQLGKVSSAVLMVAGSALLFSLYHYLGSEKFELPSFAFRTVAGLYFGALFLTRGFGITAGAHAAYDIFVTLRADIAQHIS from the coding sequence ATGACCCGCGGCGCCCTCACGACGGCCGCCGAGCCCACCACCGATCGCCCCACCGCCAGCCGCCGCCAACCGCGGAACTACCTGGAGCGGTCGGAACTGCCGTTGACCAGCCTGCTGTTTCTGTTGCCCCTGATCGTGTTGTACGAGGTAGGCACCGAGTTGTACTTGTCCGACCCGGACAGCGGCACGCAGCACATCATCGCGTTCAGCCTGATGCAGCAGTTTTTTACCATGTTCGGCGCAACTGGTCGGCACCTGCCGGCGTTGGCGGTGGTGGTGCTGCTGCTGTCGTGGCACATCGCGCGGAACGACTCGTGGACGCTTTATCCGAAGACCTGTATCGCGATGGCGGTCGAAAGCGCGGCGATGGCGATTCCACTGGTGGTCATCGGGTACACGATGATGCACTACCTGACGTCGCTGCACTTGATGAACACGCCTTCGACGACCGGGTTGCTCATTCTGTCGCTGGGGGCCGGCATCTATGAAGAGCTTGTTTTTCGGCTTATTGCTTTTACCGCTTTGAGTTTCCTGCTGCGCGATTTAATTCAACTAGGTAAGGTATCGTCGGCGGTTCTAATGGTAGCGGGCTCTGCCCTGCTCTTTTCCCTATACCATTACTTGGGGTCGGAAAAATTTGAGTTACCAAGTTTTGCGTTTCGCACGGTCGCGGGCTTGTATTTCGGGGCGCTGTTCCTGACGCGTGGCTTCGGGATAACCGCCGGGGCGCACGCCGCTTATGACATCTTTGTCACCTTGCGAGCGGACATCGCTCAACACATCAGCTGA
- a CDS encoding DUF2617 family protein, producing the protein MSNRTKQRRSGGLTLLLYQRTLHPELFKIQSSEQISRRAYEADVWLVEGGHVITFTAGKNTLTEVIVTKHEPLTDRGLLQTIPCRGEKYHEMTVGGNIKYMISTQEEQLTQTLYDATKHEISSYAAKRELMTADMPSTGDMGASLHVLDIERRSHELLVQSFHLFDENQMVIKTQAIIEVSKG; encoded by the coding sequence ATGAGCAACCGAACTAAGCAGCGCCGCTCGGGCGGCCTGACGCTACTCCTGTACCAGCGCACCCTGCATCCGGAGCTGTTCAAGATCCAGAGCAGCGAGCAGATCAGCCGCCGGGCCTACGAGGCCGACGTGTGGCTGGTCGAGGGTGGTCACGTCATCACCTTCACCGCCGGCAAGAACACGCTGACGGAGGTCATCGTCACCAAGCATGAGCCGCTGACGGACCGCGGCCTGTTGCAGACGATTCCCTGCCGTGGCGAGAAGTACCACGAGATGACCGTGGGTGGCAACATCAAGTACATGATCAGCACGCAGGAAGAGCAGCTGACGCAGACCTTGTACGACGCCACCAAGCACGAGATCAGCTCCTACGCCGCCAAGCGTGAACTGATGACCGCCGACATGCCCTCCACCGGCGACATGGGCGCCAGCCTGCACGTCCTGGACATCGAACGCCGCAGCCACGAGCTGCTGGTTCAGTCCTTCCATCTGTTCGACGAGAACCAGATGGTCATCAAGACGCAGGCGATCATCGAAGTGTCGAAGGGCTAA
- a CDS encoding DUF456 domain-containing protein: MADWTYYFILLAFLAAGLWINILTLPGLWLMVLATAIYAWVTNGIYIGWPGLIALTILAGLAEIVEFVAGGAGAAKAGGSKRAFVGALVGGILGAIFFSIPLPIIGTIIGIVLGTFLGAVAVEVLVKKDTGIALRVGYGAAIGRLIGIITKVTFGLVMFVVGAVVAWPNDLAPITAIPPAPPPPATVPATLPATLPAAQL, from the coding sequence ATGGCCGACTGGACCTACTACTTCATCCTCCTCGCCTTCCTGGCCGCGGGCCTTTGGATCAACATTCTGACCCTGCCGGGCCTGTGGCTGATGGTGCTCGCGACGGCGATCTATGCCTGGGTGACAAATGGCATCTACATCGGCTGGCCGGGCCTGATCGCGTTGACGATCCTCGCGGGGCTGGCGGAGATCGTTGAGTTCGTCGCCGGTGGTGCCGGTGCCGCCAAGGCCGGGGGCAGCAAGAGGGCGTTCGTCGGCGCACTCGTCGGCGGCATCCTGGGGGCAATCTTCTTCTCGATCCCCCTGCCGATCATCGGCACGATCATCGGCATCGTGCTGGGCACGTTCCTTGGCGCCGTCGCCGTCGAAGTGCTGGTGAAGAAGGACACCGGCATCGCCTTGCGCGTCGGCTATGGCGCCGCGATCGGTCGATTGATCGGCATCATCACGAAGGTGACCTTTGGCCTCGTGATGTTCGTCGTCGGTGCCGTCGTCGCGTGGCCAAACGATCTAGCCCCAATCACCGCCATCCCACCCGCCCCGCCCCCACCGGCGACCGTACCTGCGACGTTGCCAGCCACTCTGCCCGCCGCGCAGTTGTGA